A region of Streptomyces cinnamoneus DNA encodes the following proteins:
- a CDS encoding DUF1918 domain-containing protein — translation MHASKGDRLVVHGRVVGKPDHVVEVVEVLGPNGTPPYRVRSENGHETIMSPGPDSVVDHRKAADRE, via the coding sequence ATGCATGCGAGCAAGGGCGATCGGTTGGTGGTGCACGGCCGGGTGGTCGGGAAGCCCGACCACGTCGTGGAGGTCGTGGAGGTCCTGGGGCCGAACGGCACGCCGCCCTACCGGGTCCGGTCGGAGAACGGGCACGAGACCATCATGTCGCCGGGACCGGACTCCGTGGTCGACCACCGCAAGGCCGCCGACCGCGAGTAG
- a CDS encoding glycoside hydrolase family 10 protein, with protein MSRRGFGVVAASVMTAMLASGEAAALEVRDGAAPTRRREFRGMWTATVVNVDWPSAPGLSPERQRTELLGLFDAAVSRRLNAVILQIRPTADAFWPSRYEPWSEYLTGTQGRSPGWDPLAFAVREAHKRRLELHGWFNPYRVANHTDPGRLVPTHPVRIHPEWAVPYGGKLYYNPGLPEVRRFVQDAMLDAVWRYDLDGVHFDDYFYPYPVAGQTFDDTAAYERYGAGFPDRAAWRRDNIDRLVRETGERIKRRKRHVRFGVSPFAVWRNRATDPLGSDTRAGVQTYDDLAADTRRWVREGWIDYIVPQCYWHIGFGPADYAKLLPWWAETVRGTRVQLYIGEALYRAGDPAQPAPWQDPGELSRHLDLARGRPEVLGNVFFSAKYVASDPVGAMARVVKDHYPHRARPPR; from the coding sequence ATGAGCAGAAGAGGGTTCGGTGTGGTCGCGGCGAGTGTGATGACGGCCATGCTCGCGAGCGGCGAGGCGGCGGCCCTGGAGGTGCGGGACGGCGCCGCGCCCACCCGCAGGCGGGAGTTCCGGGGGATGTGGACCGCGACCGTCGTCAACGTCGACTGGCCCTCCGCGCCGGGGCTGTCCCCCGAGCGGCAACGGACCGAACTGCTCGGCCTGTTCGACGCGGCCGTCTCCCGGCGGCTCAACGCCGTCATCCTCCAGATCCGGCCCACCGCCGACGCGTTCTGGCCCTCCCGCTACGAGCCCTGGTCGGAGTACCTGACCGGCACCCAGGGCAGGTCGCCGGGCTGGGACCCGCTGGCCTTCGCTGTGCGCGAGGCCCACAAGCGCCGTCTGGAGCTGCACGGTTGGTTCAACCCCTACCGGGTCGCCAACCACACCGACCCGGGCCGGCTGGTCCCCACCCACCCCGTCCGCATCCACCCCGAATGGGCGGTGCCCTACGGCGGCAAGCTCTACTACAACCCGGGCCTGCCCGAGGTCCGCCGCTTCGTCCAGGACGCCATGCTCGACGCGGTCTGGCGCTACGACCTGGACGGCGTGCACTTCGACGACTACTTCTACCCCTACCCGGTCGCCGGGCAGACGTTCGACGACACGGCCGCCTACGAGCGGTACGGCGCCGGCTTCCCCGACCGGGCGGCCTGGCGGCGCGACAACATCGACCGTCTGGTGCGCGAGACGGGGGAGCGCATAAAGAGACGCAAACGCCATGTGCGGTTCGGTGTCAGTCCGTTCGCCGTCTGGCGCAACCGCGCCACCGACCCGCTCGGCTCCGACACCCGGGCCGGTGTGCAGACCTACGACGACCTCGCCGCCGACACCCGCAGGTGGGTCCGCGAGGGCTGGATCGACTACATCGTCCCGCAGTGCTACTGGCACATCGGCTTCGGCCCCGCCGACTACGCCAAGCTCCTGCCGTGGTGGGCGGAGACGGTGCGGGGCACGCGCGTGCAGCTCTACATCGGCGAGGCCCTCTACCGGGCGGGCGACCCGGCCCAGCCCGCGCCCTGGCAGGATCCGGGCGAACTCTCCCGCCACCTCGACCTGGCCAGGGGCCGTCCCGAGGTGCTGGGCAACGTCTTCTTCTCCGCGAAGTACGTCGCGTCGGACCCCGTGGGCGCGATGGCGCGCGTGGTGAAGGACCACTACCCGCACCGCGCACGCCCGCCGCGCTGA
- a CDS encoding 3-hydroxybutyryl-CoA dehydrogenase: MTDIAVDLARVGVVGCGQMGAGIAEVCARAGLDVKVAETTGEALELGRTRLTNSLGKAAERGKITEGERDATLGRLSFTTDLGEFADRDLVIEAVVENEQVKTEIFQILDQVVTRPDAILASNTSSIPLVKLAVATSRPDRVIGIHFFNPAPVQKLVELIPALTTSDETIKRAEALVGKILGKHAIRAQDRSGFVVNALLIPYLLSAIRMFESGMASREDIDNGMELGCAHPMGPLKLSDLIGLDTVASVAQSMYEEYKEPLYAAPPLLQRMVDAGRMGRKSGAGFYTY, from the coding sequence GTGACGGACATTGCTGTAGATCTGGCGCGCGTCGGAGTGGTGGGCTGCGGCCAGATGGGCGCCGGCATCGCGGAGGTGTGCGCCCGGGCCGGCCTGGACGTCAAGGTCGCGGAGACCACCGGTGAGGCCCTTGAGCTGGGGCGCACCCGGCTGACCAACTCCCTGGGCAAGGCCGCCGAACGCGGCAAGATCACCGAGGGGGAGCGGGACGCGACCCTGGGACGGCTGAGCTTCACCACGGACCTGGGCGAGTTCGCCGACCGCGACCTGGTCATCGAGGCCGTCGTGGAGAACGAGCAGGTCAAGACCGAGATCTTCCAGATCCTGGACCAGGTCGTCACCCGGCCCGACGCCATCCTGGCCTCGAACACCTCCTCCATCCCCCTGGTCAAGCTGGCCGTCGCCACCTCCCGCCCCGACCGGGTCATCGGCATCCACTTCTTCAACCCGGCCCCCGTGCAGAAGCTCGTCGAGCTGATCCCCGCGCTGACCACCAGCGATGAGACGATCAAGCGCGCCGAGGCCCTGGTCGGCAAGATCCTCGGCAAGCACGCCATCCGCGCCCAGGACCGCTCCGGCTTCGTGGTCAACGCCCTGCTCATCCCCTACCTCCTCTCGGCGATCCGGATGTTCGAGTCCGGTATGGCCAGCCGCGAGGACATCGACAACGGCATGGAACTGGGCTGCGCCCACCCCATGGGACCGCTCAAGCTCTCCGACCTCATCGGCCTCGACACGGTCGCCTCCGTGGCGCAGTCGATGTACGAGGAGTACAAGGAGCCGCTGTACGCCGCTCCCCCGCTGCTCCAGCGCATGGTCGACGCCGGTCGTATGGGCCGTAAGTCCGGTGCGGGCTTCTACACCTACTGA
- a CDS encoding NUDIX hydrolase: protein MRWKNLSELTVYENRWFQVNLADVELPDGRHLDHFLIRLRPVAVATVVNAANEVLLLWRHRFITDNWGWELAAGVVEDGEDVAYAAAREMEEETGWRPGPLRHLMSVEPSNGLTDARHHIYWSDEAEYIGDPEDAFESDRREWVPLKLVPDLIARGEVPAANMAAALLLLHHIRLG, encoded by the coding sequence GTGCGTTGGAAGAATCTCAGCGAGCTGACCGTGTACGAGAACCGCTGGTTCCAGGTCAATCTCGCGGACGTCGAACTCCCCGACGGCCGCCATCTCGACCACTTCCTCATCCGGCTGCGGCCCGTCGCCGTGGCCACGGTGGTCAACGCGGCCAACGAGGTCCTGCTGCTGTGGCGGCACCGTTTCATCACCGACAACTGGGGCTGGGAGCTGGCGGCGGGCGTCGTCGAGGACGGCGAGGACGTCGCCTACGCGGCGGCCCGTGAGATGGAGGAGGAGACCGGATGGCGGCCCGGTCCGCTGCGGCACCTGATGTCGGTCGAGCCCTCCAACGGCCTGACCGACGCCCGGCACCACATCTACTGGTCGGACGAGGCCGAGTACATCGGAGACCCGGAGGACGCCTTCGAGTCGGACCGTCGCGAATGGGTGCCGCTGAAGCTGGTGCCCGACCTCATCGCCCGCGGTGAGGTGCCGGCCGCCAACATGGCGGCGGCGCTCCTGCTGCTGCACCACATCCGGCTGGGCTGA
- a CDS encoding tetratricopeptide repeat protein: protein MEPNTLLDAILDEAGISHAGLAAHINAAGRARGLALRYEHTAVARWLKGQRPRGQVPDLICEVLGERLHRALTLDDIGLGTPGTPRASGTPLSGFVERATALWRSDEQQREHVVRAPAVTGTPAVIPVWEWENPPEDADVSRRGLTRVSMDDIAMLRAARTHYEQMYRKAGGIATRTRVVGFLNAEAAPLLRGSYSDAMGRQLHRATGGLVAVAGICAYDSDAHGLAQRYFHQALRLAKASGDRGLGAYVIALLVNQSLFTGEYRQAVAFAESALRAGHNDLTPALAADLYAMQAKAYARLGDGAGALACIRRAESAAERIHRGQEPAETGYVQPGLVNVQVAEALLSLGDLGPAREHADRAVDTPAHDRGRVHRLAMLTHIELRQGDADKAVATAREMTEQARGMESQRLRDRLRAVREHLIESGCAATAEAAEMIDGALRVPL, encoded by the coding sequence ATGGAGCCCAACACACTGCTCGACGCCATCCTCGACGAGGCGGGAATCTCCCACGCCGGTCTGGCCGCCCACATCAACGCGGCGGGCCGGGCCCGGGGACTGGCGTTGCGTTACGAACACACCGCCGTCGCCCGCTGGCTCAAGGGCCAGCGGCCGCGCGGCCAGGTACCGGATCTGATCTGCGAGGTCCTGGGCGAGCGGCTGCACCGGGCCCTGACCCTCGACGACATCGGCCTGGGCACCCCCGGCACCCCGAGGGCCTCCGGCACCCCCCTGTCCGGCTTCGTCGAGCGCGCCACCGCCCTGTGGCGCTCCGACGAGCAGCAACGCGAACACGTCGTCCGGGCCCCCGCGGTCACCGGCACGCCCGCGGTCATCCCGGTCTGGGAGTGGGAGAACCCACCGGAGGACGCCGACGTCTCCCGGCGCGGCCTGACCCGGGTCTCCATGGACGACATCGCGATGCTGCGGGCCGCGCGCACCCACTACGAGCAGATGTACCGCAAGGCCGGCGGCATCGCGACCCGCACCCGGGTCGTCGGCTTCCTCAACGCCGAGGCGGCCCCCCTGCTGCGCGGCAGCTACTCCGACGCCATGGGCCGGCAGCTGCACCGCGCCACCGGCGGTCTGGTGGCCGTCGCCGGGATCTGCGCGTACGACTCCGACGCGCACGGCCTGGCCCAGCGGTACTTCCACCAGGCGCTGCGGCTGGCCAAGGCCAGCGGCGACCGTGGGCTGGGCGCCTATGTGATCGCCCTCCTCGTCAACCAGTCGCTCTTCACAGGGGAGTACCGCCAGGCCGTCGCCTTCGCCGAGTCCGCGCTCCGGGCCGGGCACAACGACCTCACCCCCGCGCTCGCCGCCGACCTCTACGCCATGCAGGCCAAGGCCTACGCCCGGCTCGGCGACGGCGCGGGGGCGCTCGCCTGCATCCGGCGCGCCGAGTCGGCGGCCGAGCGCATCCACCGCGGTCAGGAGCCCGCCGAGACGGGCTACGTCCAGCCCGGCCTGGTGAACGTCCAGGTGGCGGAGGCCCTGCTCAGCCTCGGCGACCTCGGACCCGCCCGTGAGCACGCGGACCGGGCCGTCGACACCCCCGCCCATGACCGGGGCCGTGTCCACCGGCTCGCCATGCTCACGCACATCGAGCTGCGTCAGGGAGACGCGGACAAGGCGGTGGCCACCGCACGGGAGATGACCGAGCAGGCGAGAGGCATGGAATCGCAGCGCTTACGGGACCGGCTCCGTGCGGTGCGCGAGCACCTGATCGAGAGTGGGTGCGCGGCCACGGCCGAGGCCGCCGAGATGATAGACGGGGCGCTGCGCGTGCCCTTGTGA